One Cellulomonas sp. NS3 genomic region harbors:
- a CDS encoding DUF3048 domain-containing protein yields MPTSAPPVPTRPARHARTHAAVVLGLVALLGACSGGADAPTDPPVTLPPVITPAKHAAPAPVVPPRWVLTGVPSTELVERPALAVKIENPKEVRPQTGLDQADVVWEQVVEGGVTRFVAVFHSTVPAEVGPIRSVRPMDPAIAAPLHGVIAFSGGQPGFVQALSAAGLQTVSHDAGDDGFYRTKGRTAPHNVFGDPAAFLGQADAGHAASPPEQFHFARRPELATAAVAGTPAAQVAVTMSSYSRPSWDWSAADGAWLRSESGTPATSASGARLAATNVVTLRVDLVASGTVDPAGSPVPETRLVGSGEALVATGGRTLAATWTKASTDAPLTLATADGTDVRLAPGATWVELVPNGSGAVTVG; encoded by the coding sequence GTGCCCACGTCCGCGCCGCCCGTGCCCACGCGCCCCGCCCGGCACGCGCGCACCCACGCCGCCGTCGTCCTCGGGCTCGTCGCTCTCCTCGGTGCCTGCTCGGGCGGCGCGGACGCCCCGACCGACCCGCCCGTGACCCTGCCACCGGTCATCACGCCCGCGAAGCACGCCGCACCCGCCCCCGTCGTCCCGCCGCGCTGGGTGCTCACGGGCGTGCCGTCGACGGAGCTCGTCGAGCGTCCGGCGCTCGCCGTCAAGATCGAGAACCCCAAGGAGGTCCGCCCGCAGACGGGCCTCGACCAGGCGGACGTCGTCTGGGAGCAGGTCGTCGAGGGCGGGGTCACGCGCTTCGTCGCGGTCTTCCACTCGACCGTCCCCGCCGAGGTCGGCCCCATCCGCTCGGTGCGCCCGATGGACCCCGCGATCGCCGCGCCGCTGCACGGCGTCATCGCGTTCTCCGGCGGGCAGCCCGGCTTCGTGCAGGCGCTCTCCGCCGCGGGGCTGCAGACCGTGAGCCACGACGCCGGCGACGACGGCTTCTACCGGACCAAGGGCCGCACGGCGCCGCACAACGTCTTCGGCGACCCGGCGGCGTTCCTCGGGCAGGCCGACGCCGGGCACGCGGCCTCGCCGCCCGAGCAGTTCCACTTCGCGCGCCGCCCCGAGCTCGCGACCGCGGCCGTCGCCGGCACCCCGGCGGCACAGGTCGCGGTGACGATGTCGTCGTACTCGAGGCCCTCGTGGGACTGGAGCGCGGCCGACGGCGCGTGGCTGCGCTCGGAGTCCGGGACGCCCGCCACCTCCGCGTCGGGCGCGCGGCTCGCGGCGACGAACGTCGTGACGCTCCGCGTGGACCTCGTGGCGTCGGGCACCGTCGACCCGGCCGGCAGCCCGGTCCCGGAGACGAGGCTCGTCGGCTCGGGGGAGGCGCTCGTCGCGACCGGGGGCAGGACGCTCGCCGCGACCTGGACCAAGGCGTCCACGGACGCGCCGCTCACGCTCGCGACCGCCGACGGCACGGACGTGCGGCTCGCGCCGGGCGCGACGTGGGTCGAGCTCGTGCCGAACGGCTCCGGCGCGGTGACCGTCGGCTGA
- a CDS encoding o-succinylbenzoate synthase encodes MTLDVYSVPLRTRFRGLDVRDGVLLRGAAGWGEFSPFWDYDADESAAWLRAAREAADEGWPAPVRTHVPVNVTVPAVDGPAAHRIVTSSGGCRTAKVKVAERGQTLAQEIERLEAVRDALGPGGAIRVDANGGWDVETAVARLRVLDRAAGGLEYAEQPVPTVEGLAAVRRAVDLPVAADESIRRAEDPMAVVRARAADIAVLKVQPLGGVRACLALAEETGLPVVVSSALESSVGLAAGLALAAALPHLPYACGLATAQLLTADVTTEPLLPVDGQLEVRRVDVDPAALDTVRAPEDVRARWAARLAEVEARSTVGR; translated from the coding sequence GTGACCCTCGACGTGTACTCGGTGCCGCTGCGCACGCGCTTCCGTGGCCTCGACGTGCGCGACGGCGTGCTGCTGCGCGGCGCGGCCGGGTGGGGCGAGTTCAGCCCGTTCTGGGACTACGACGCCGACGAGTCGGCCGCGTGGCTGCGCGCCGCGCGCGAGGCCGCGGACGAGGGCTGGCCCGCTCCGGTGCGCACGCACGTCCCGGTGAACGTGACCGTGCCCGCGGTCGACGGGCCGGCCGCGCACCGCATCGTGACGTCGTCGGGCGGGTGCCGGACCGCGAAGGTCAAGGTCGCCGAGCGCGGCCAGACCCTCGCACAGGAGATCGAGCGCCTCGAGGCGGTCCGCGACGCGCTCGGGCCCGGCGGTGCGATCCGGGTGGACGCCAACGGCGGCTGGGACGTCGAGACCGCGGTCGCGCGCCTGCGCGTCCTCGACCGCGCGGCCGGGGGGCTCGAGTACGCCGAGCAGCCGGTGCCGACGGTCGAGGGCCTCGCCGCGGTCCGCCGCGCGGTCGACCTGCCGGTCGCCGCCGACGAGTCGATCCGCCGCGCCGAGGACCCGATGGCGGTCGTGCGCGCCCGCGCCGCCGACATCGCGGTGCTCAAGGTCCAGCCGCTCGGCGGGGTGCGTGCGTGCCTCGCGCTCGCGGAGGAGACGGGGCTGCCGGTCGTCGTCTCGTCAGCGCTCGAGAGCTCGGTCGGGCTCGCCGCCGGCCTCGCCCTCGCCGCGGCCCTGCCGCACCTGCCGTACGCGTGCGGGCTCGCGACCGCGCAGCTGCTGACCGCGGACGTCACGACCGAGCCGCTGCTGCCCGTGGACGGGCAGCTCGAGGTCCGCCGCGTCGACGTCGACCCGGCTGCGCTCGACACGGTCCGCGCGCCCGAGGACGTGCGCGCACGCTGGGCGGCCCGCCTCGCGGAGGTCGAGGCCCGGTCTACGGTGGGACGGTGA
- a CDS encoding 1,4-dihydroxy-2-naphthoyl-CoA synthase, with translation MSELPPQVSETFDPTRWRTVAGFEDLTDLTYHRGVARPSPDAGPDAVERDLPVVRVAFDRPEVRNAFRPHTVDELYRVLDHARMSSDVGTVLLTGNGPSPKDGGWAFCSGGDQRIRGRDGYRYTGDPDAQTADAIDPARAGRLHILEVQRLIRTMPKVVVAVVGGWAAGGGHSLHVVADLTIASREHARFMQTDANVGSFDGGYGSALLARQVGQKRAREIFFLAREYSAQEAYDWGSVNDVVDHADLEDAALEYARIVATKSPQAIRMLKFAFNLADDGLAGQQVFAGEATRLAYMTDEAVEGRDAFLQRRDPDWSGFGYAY, from the coding sequence GTGAGCGAGCTCCCCCCGCAGGTGTCCGAGACGTTCGACCCGACCCGCTGGCGCACCGTCGCCGGGTTCGAGGACCTCACGGACCTCACCTACCACCGCGGGGTCGCCCGACCCTCCCCCGACGCGGGGCCGGACGCCGTCGAGCGGGACCTCCCCGTGGTCCGCGTCGCGTTCGACCGGCCCGAGGTGCGCAACGCGTTCCGCCCGCACACCGTCGACGAGCTCTACCGCGTGCTCGACCACGCCCGGATGTCCTCGGACGTCGGCACGGTCCTGCTCACGGGCAACGGCCCGAGCCCCAAGGACGGCGGCTGGGCGTTCTGCTCGGGCGGCGACCAGCGCATCCGCGGGCGCGACGGCTACCGGTACACGGGCGACCCCGACGCGCAGACCGCGGACGCGATCGACCCGGCGCGGGCCGGGCGCCTGCACATCCTCGAGGTCCAGCGGCTCATCCGGACGATGCCCAAGGTCGTCGTCGCCGTCGTGGGCGGGTGGGCGGCCGGCGGCGGGCACTCGCTGCACGTCGTCGCGGACCTGACGATCGCCTCGCGCGAGCACGCGCGGTTCATGCAGACCGACGCGAACGTCGGGTCGTTCGACGGCGGCTACGGCTCGGCGCTGCTCGCGCGCCAGGTCGGCCAGAAGCGGGCCCGGGAGATCTTCTTCCTCGCACGCGAGTACTCGGCGCAGGAGGCGTACGACTGGGGCTCGGTGAACGACGTCGTCGACCACGCGGACCTCGAGGACGCGGCGCTCGAGTACGCGCGGATCGTGGCGACCAAGTCGCCGCAGGCGATCCGCATGCTCAAGTTCGCGTTCAACCTCGCGGACGACGGGCTCGCGGGGCAGCAGGTCTTCGCGGGCGAGGCGACGCGGCTCGCGTACATGACGGACGAGGCGGTCGAGGGGCGCGACGCGTTCCTGCAGCGCCGCGACCCGGACTGGTCGGGGTTCGGGTACGCCTACTGA
- a CDS encoding DUF3048 domain-containing protein produces MTTTGDGMARSGRTDTARPGGRGRAAQVAATLAGAVLALAACGSPEAVAPAPETVTVSPTTAPAKGAAPAPVVPPTWPLTGLPGEPAPRPALAVKVENTAVARPQSGLEQADVVWETIVEFDVSRLIAVFHSQVPGEVGPIRSVRPMDPPVTAPLHGLLAFSGGQPGILDLVDASGVQALSHDAGVEGMYRVRGRSAPHNVYGSPETFWGLADAGHQAAPAEQFEFARSLDRAAAVVAGTPATTLAFRLSAASSPSWTWDGTSWLRSEGSTPAVAASGARLAATNVVSITADHPATEFGAQGGAAVPTYVLVGSGDATVASGGKVVQVRWQKDADDQPLRLFLPDGSPARLAPGTTWVELVPAGSGSLTVS; encoded by the coding sequence GTGACGACGACGGGGGACGGCATGGCGCGGAGCGGGCGGACGGACACGGCGCGACCGGGCGGGCGGGGACGCGCGGCCCAGGTCGCGGCGACCCTCGCCGGCGCGGTGCTCGCGCTCGCGGCGTGCGGCTCGCCCGAGGCGGTGGCGCCCGCACCCGAGACCGTGACGGTCAGCCCGACGACCGCACCCGCGAAGGGCGCCGCGCCGGCTCCGGTCGTGCCGCCGACGTGGCCGCTGACCGGGCTGCCGGGCGAGCCCGCCCCGCGGCCGGCCCTCGCGGTGAAGGTCGAGAACACCGCGGTCGCGCGGCCGCAGAGCGGGCTCGAGCAGGCGGACGTGGTCTGGGAGACGATCGTCGAGTTCGACGTCTCCCGGCTCATCGCCGTGTTCCACTCGCAGGTGCCCGGCGAGGTCGGCCCCATCCGCTCGGTCCGGCCCATGGACCCGCCGGTGACCGCGCCCCTGCACGGCCTCCTCGCGTTCTCCGGCGGGCAGCCCGGCATCCTCGACCTCGTCGACGCCAGCGGGGTGCAGGCGCTGAGCCACGACGCCGGGGTCGAGGGCATGTACCGGGTCCGGGGCCGGTCGGCGCCGCACAACGTGTACGGCAGCCCGGAGACCTTCTGGGGGCTGGCCGACGCCGGGCACCAGGCGGCGCCCGCCGAGCAGTTCGAGTTCGCCCGCTCGCTCGACCGCGCCGCCGCCGTCGTCGCCGGGACGCCCGCGACCACGCTGGCGTTCCGGCTCTCCGCGGCGTCGAGCCCGTCGTGGACCTGGGACGGCACGTCGTGGCTGCGCTCCGAGGGCAGCACGCCCGCGGTCGCGGCGAGCGGCGCGCGGCTCGCCGCGACCAACGTCGTCTCGATCACCGCCGACCACCCCGCGACGGAGTTCGGCGCGCAGGGCGGGGCCGCGGTCCCCACCTACGTGCTCGTCGGCTCCGGGGACGCCACCGTCGCCTCGGGCGGCAAGGTCGTCCAGGTGCGCTGGCAGAAGGACGCCGACGACCAGCCCTTGCGCCTGTTCCTGCCCGACGGGTCGCCCGCGCGCCTGGCGCCGGGCACCACCTGGGTCGAGCTCGTGCCGGCCGGGTCCGGGAGCCTCACGGTCAGCTGA